The following nucleotide sequence is from Salvia splendens isolate huo1 chromosome 2, SspV2, whole genome shotgun sequence.
CAATGACGTATTTGGTTTTGACCTTCTCTCTCACGCTGTCATTTTAGATTTTCCCACCAGTAAGATGCATATCCTCGCAGCTTAATGGCCACCAACTTGACTTTCTTTTCCTCAGAGTATTACTTTAAATCAAAATTTCTTTCCACCGTCATAAGGCACTCAACAAAATCATCTCCCCAAGTTTTCCCATCAAACTCTAGAATGTCTACCTTCACATCATCCCTTCGATCTCGTACGAAACGCCTTCTCCTTGGAGGGTTACTGGAATCATCACTGTCTTCCACACCATTACCAGCATGAAATGGGTTTTTTCCATTTCACTATCATTTTCAGAGTCACGAGGTGATTCAACATGCCCCCTGTTTCGACATGCCGTTGTTGGAGCTGTTATCGGAGTTGTTGCACTATTCTTGTTAATTCCTCCAACTCGATATCGCGAAGATCGCGTTCACGCCTTGTTACTTCTTCTGGAATGACCTTTTGACGTGGCGGCATCACGACTTTCGTCTCTGATACGACAATGATGCACAAACAAAGATGGAATTGAGGGAATAGGATAAAATGTTCTTTTTGGAAAATACACAGATAATAGCCACCACCCTCTACACCAAACCGAGCTAAAACGACACCACTCGGAAGAATGTAAAAAGATAAAGGTTAAGAACTCACCACTTCTGGAGAAAACCAAAAGCTAAAGAATTCAAGAGATCGGGAAATTAGAAGccaaaatgatattattcatcAAAACGTAGTCTACCACTTTCTCCATATCTTTTACAATATAAAGTCATAAACTAGAACTCATGACTCTTCACTTTTCATGATGTTTCATTTTCCATTATTTATTAACCAACTAAATAGACTTTGATAAAACTAATTAGGACTCCTCATTTCCCTTATTCTCTTCATCTTCATGTGCATTacaggttggcgagttagatccacttaatagacactacaattagcttcctttaaaatgacgatgttaattgagagtggggaCTTTTTAAGTAtcacggccgcccttactaaggatagcaagGACGGGGAAATCGCGACCAGGGGGgggactaagaagcggggaagaaatgggggacaCAATAAAAGTTGACACTTAATGCAAAAATCTAATTAACTCCCAAAAGAACATTTGTTTTTGTCTacaaaaacattttagtttaacgaaataagcagcggattaaagtctcaaagtatttgacaTAATAAAAATCCGTACGAAGTAAAGTAAACTCTAGTGACATCAGTTTCAAaagtagcagcggaaataagttatcaaagagagtcataggatgacgcctatgtatggggacacaacgcatccaaagttcctaagccgactcaacatccatcgcaacatcccgctcaacctgcacataaagaaaacatatgcagggttgagtatttgatatactcagtgaacacgtgccaaaatatttgataaaagttatgtcatccataccacagtgaactcgagttttatgattatttaagaaattatcacgagtatcacaaaaacagtttcatagtctagccagacaatcaatctccctactttctcaacaatccaacaatcacatcatcattccacagtgcgacgaaagtgtggccacactattctaCCATGAGACcgaccgactagcaaggacggctcccgatcccaccagtgtacacagcctgatagggtttgcggcgctactcagacccgaattcgtttcacacataaccatatagcctaacggagtaaactcagacgaactaggcatcaggcacacaatctcagtcaaaacaatccatggcatgacataacactttaaaccaccattatagctccacaatcatactttggaataataaaagagtttagttaaagaaagcccacctcgcttgcttagacaacacaatacacaactcaaaagcaaccctcgttccttgtgctcacgtacgcacaacaaaccttgtcaacaccacaacacaatcatCCTTCCATCAAcacaatttatcatgcatgtcatgtcgttcctttcatcgttttcttaaattacccatcccaaacgttcaccaacataaggaaacacaccatagtatacctcaacgtataacacataaccacgccataagatacgtaccttaatcacacatgcatcatgtaattcattcaaacttgacaacaagtattattttaacatgacagaaatttggcagaactgcgcagtcgttttgtaaaattcattaaaagtctatccgacctccgttggggctgaaattttaccacaacacagtagacacatcaaagatcatccagttgacattcacatcaaaatcacatctttaggtcggtcaaatcaaaaactaaactcactggacgagaatacaaattctaatAGAACTAcgcaaaatacattaaaaatacattaaaaattcatctttcgtcaaaagaggctgaaatttatacacaacacagaCGACATCTCAAATTTTACCATTTAAAAATTCgtaccaaaataagatcgtttggtcggccaaacacacgtcggaatctacaATCCGAACatcacagttttcatgcttcataaattagggtttatctatcattcatccaaacacatatattcatgcttccaacacataatcatgcttcaaaaagatctcacaaccatgttctcatatattcacatatctttcaccaacgaatcatccacaacctcacacatacacatacataaacgcatatccacatactttctcatgcaaaacatcaatcccaaccgattaatttttagatataTTATTTCTGCACTCAttacatgcatgagggaatcaagaaacatggattcaatggaaaggatgagaaagagaattcaaatatacctttcttgttcaaaaataatcggtaggaatgatAATTTATGCGATTCTTcaatgaatcttgaatttccaactacaaattgatgcaagaacaaaggattggtgaaggatttttggagaggatgaagagagggagggaggcgtgtaAGGGAGAGAAAAtgagggagggaggcgtgtgatttgGTGGCTAGGGTTTTAGTTATTTAAGGTTTAGGTTAAATTCTCACACtaaattagaataattaaattgtgcgagaataaaatagaggtaaattcccacaattaaaaaaaataaagtaggcgCGTAATGGAGGGAGAGGATTTTTGAAAATTGTTATTTAATTAGCAAggaattgatttggtatttacttggagataaatatattcacaaattagGCAACAAGATAATgagtatttcataaacaaggtaACAGGATAATTTAAAATCTCCAAGTATAGCACAAGGGAAGGGGGCGTGTACTATGGAAGCATGGAAGGGaacaatatttaaatcctcaattaaataggaataggatttaaatttggtaattttgtttaggaaaagactcccacaaaataggtaacaaataaatttattccacaaggaaaaaaaaaaggcaTATGGGGCGTGTGATAGGGAgagaattaaaaggaaaatatttacTTTACCAATGAATTTGGCATATgaattaatttggtatttatttgaatagaagggattccacaaaataggaaacaaatataaattcctctACAACaagggagggccgaaaatttgggttatatttccacaaggaaataattcaaatcttaatttaattagggtgaggaaacaaaatgtggcaagaattaattggatttaaattaaatgaaaggaatcaacaaggcaccaattaaatcaaaaataattcatcctcctaattaaatgGGGGATTTTTCAAAATCTCTCAAGAATAGGCTTAGGGTTCGAATTCCATGTagcacaaattagggataatttgatttggatttaatttggataaatatcccaaaataattaattaaatccaagaaagagaatataatttccaataattgaaggggcTGAAAATTACCACTAAAATAGCTAGAACAATatgcatgatctcatttaattatttccccactttggaaaaaaaaaatattacacttcattccacatcactcacgacaatttatttcacataatcaactcaatcacataggaaCAAATAAATTCCCTAAAAGAAAAATTTCCACTCGACAtccatattaaaacaaaagtcgCAGAAATTTTTGGGATGCTACAATAAGGGTCTTGGGTGCTtctaggagttacgtatttaggattgacaaccctaatatttgtaatcaacgtttgcatcgcatgagcataaactaggtgactcgttctatcagagtaagaactgtgctagggtgttgtagttggaatttgtataaccataattgtgaaagcacatcccttgaattcccttatctctatactttcaTCTCCGTGacttatttgcaattagttgtttctttgctttttattgttctttgttttcaaaaattcccAAAACTTTCTGttctccaaatagtaattgagttttagtagaagatagacagtctgtgtttgttttccccgtgatcgatatccggtactaacctttagctatactattcctactttgtatacttgcaggtatttatagtgctaataaaaagtgcatcaatcAACCCAATGTAGCTTTCATAACAATCTGGATCAAATCTGTAACGAACCTCATTCAAGAATTCATGTTAGGTTTCAAAATCATTGTTTGAACAATAATGTTTAATCCATTCAGCAATCGGTGGATCGAACAACGGAACGACATAGTGAAGTCTATTTGCATCGGGCATCATCATATGGTCAAAACAGTATTTGATTTTGAAAATTCAGTTAGTTGCATCAAAGCCGTCAAAATGGGGAGGGTCCATTCGCACCCCTCGATTATGATCCTGGACTGGATTAACTTGTTGTGGACTATCAGTAGACGGATACCAACAAGAAGTCGGTAGTGGACCGGGTAGAATGGAGGACATCGGATGATCGAACTAGGAGCAGGGTCCAGATGGTAGTGGCACAAAATTAGGTCCGGTTGGAAGGTAACCTAAGCAAGGTCTAGACAATCCCATAGTATCCAAGCCACCTAACAACGGTTGTGCAGGGTAAAAACTGAAATGTTGTTGGCGGTTGTGGGCAGTTACATCATGAACGTGTGTGTTGTTGTTGTGGGTAAGAGGAGTTACAAGTGGATTTAATGGAAACTAACCATTTGCAACCGCCGGTTGGAACGGTTGTTGTAGCATGTGTGAATCATGAAACGTCGTTGAAAGCGGCAAAACATATGGTGGGTCGGATGCCGGACGCGGTGGAAAATAGGGCTCAAATGCACGACGATCAGTTTCAGCCAATCTCGATTCCAACTTAGCAATCGTAGACATAATCCAATCCAATTGTTCACTGGAAATAACACCTGGGGCAGGAACGGCCAAGGTCGGAGCGTCGTGTTCACACCGAACATCGTCAACTTGTGACAAGCCAACTTGTTCCCGACTGGAAACTACTGGTATGGTGTTAGGATTGGTAGACATGAGAACGACAATGAAGGCACCAGATGATAAGGTATTTATAATAACTAAGGGTcatagggttggttcgactcaCTTTTGCATATCAggaaaaaatcaacaaagaaaacctgACATGGAGCTTATAAGTACGCTCTACTCTCTAATCCTATTACATAGATAACTGTTGAATAACTGAATACATAGCTAACAACTGACATAGTCGTGGAGGCGTGTTGGAGGACATCTTGTGCGCTTTGGCTTGGTTGTGTTTAGCACCTCTTGACTGACGACATCTTGCAATTGATCCTGCAAATCATCCACCTGGTCTATGGATGATGGACCACCTACATGGTGCGTATCAAGAGATGAGTGAGATAGGAGAAATTAGGGTTCTAAATTGGGGATCCTAGTGAGAGTGGTGATGTAGGACCGATTCCTTGTAGAGGGGGATTAATTAATTACCAAGTTGGTTCGATTTCCTAGACAGAACAAGGATACAATATTGCAAACCGAACAGCCTCATGCGTAAgtatttgtgttgttttgttggGACAAGAAATTTAATTTGTCGGTGGGCATTGTGACTAACTTAAATGGGAGATGTTGGGCTAAGATTAGGTCATGGTAGAATGTGATATTAAGTAACTGGGCCAGTTAATTCTTCGGCTTGGGCTGAATAAGGAAAAACATATGTGGGCTTGATCTTTACTAAGTTGAATGGGATCTAAATAATTATtgaattatttcattatttgactatttttttaaattctcgGATTGGCTTCTTAGTTcccgaatttatttaattccccCTAATAATAAGTTCAAGGGTTTTAAGTCCTAATAATttagcacaattaatttaatctccaaatttaattaataagcaAACACAACAAGGATAAAATGAACGCACTTAGGATGCATTCACGTTTAAGTTCAATGAGTTTAAAGTCTAATTAAAGTATTACTTTATTTCTAAAGGGAACATCTTCGCACGTCAACTAAACTCAGACTAAGGATTTCCGATCAAGACTTAAGCTTTCGAGGTGTACATTCTTTctaaaatatgaaattgtttttttaGCATGATTATGTGAAAATTATGCTATACAtgtttttgtcatgccatattttgtgttatgggatacctatctgtttggctatgcCAATTATGTTTAATCGAATCCGGGTctcagtagggccgcaaaccctacttggtcTAGTGTATACATATGGGGATCATGAGTTGACTTTCgagttgaccggtccagtgaccgtcgtggaatgtggccacattcccggttcacatacaTTTCAGATATAGTATCTATGTTATATGAATTCCGATTGCGCAATCAAACTTTACGAATAAGATATTTTAGTGACTCGTGCCTTTTAAGTTAAAACCTCGTGTTCACTCAACTCGGGCTGACAAAACCCTTTTacgaaaattatattttcgGTGTGTGCCCAcagagtatatcaagtactctcTGCATGTGTTTTCTAAATGTACAGGTTGAACGCGAGCAAGaggtggtggtgttgagcagagaCTACAAATAAGTTAGCTTAAATATGTCCAATGAATTGTGTCCTCATACTTTGAGCAGAGACTACAAATAAATTAGCTTAAATATTGTCTTGAACTCTTCTGCTGCATGTGTTTCTTTTGTACTAGGATATCCGAACCTAAATGCCGATACTTTGATTCATTACTCTATGACCACTTAAGTTCGATTTGGAAACCATGTTAAGCTTTACTTATCATATCTATGTTTCTTTTCCCTTTTGCCGTTACATTTAGTCACACTAAGCCAAACTTACTAGAAAGCGCGGTAGTGACAGTATCAAGATCCATCGTTTGGAATTGCAATCTATTTTCTCTAATGTTTGAGTTTAATTGCGTGATTGATCCTATTAATCTTGTAGTCAAAGATTGGATATCTTAACTGTTGTTATTTAAACTAAAGTAGTCCTTTGCCTGCCTACATTTAGTCACTGTTTATatgctttatattttttatttacttctttcagtattagttttaaaatatcaacaccCAAAAACCCAGTAtgtctagatagtatatgacacTTGATTGTGATAGACAATTTGCAATCATATTCTATTGATTCGATACCGGTATTAATCATTAGTTATACTATTGTTTCACCATATACTTACAGTTggttttagtgctaataaatagtacATGACCTCATCATGTTTTTGGTGATGTTGTGGAGATTATTTTTGCATTTAAGCTGATATCGTAAAACATTTGATTTACTACTGATTTGGATTTTTATTGCTTCATTTTTGCATATAATTTTTGGTATGCTCCAATATCGTCCTCGGTGCATTCTCATGTAAACGACATTGCACCCACGAAAAGACAAGCATATTAAACTAGACAAGTCATATGCGATTTTGCTAAGAAAGCTATTAATGGAGCTCGAGTGAAGTACATCAACATTCGTTTCTATTATACCAGATTGCATTACAAAAAAAGAGGCTCCAGTGAAGTACTACATGAAATGAAAATATCAATTCGCATATGATTTTACAAAGCCACTAATGGAATCCGAGAAGTACAGTGACAAGCATTTTAATTTCACCAAATAATGCATTAATAGAAAAGAGGATATAGTGAAACGCAtgatattaaaatatcaatttaatGATATACTTTCACAAAGCCACTGCAGTGCAAAGATCTACCAAGTCTAGTATTTTGCTCCTTATGATGAAATCAAGTTTAAGTGATAAATATAGGCTATGATTATAATAAATAGTACTTAAAAAGTTTATGGATAGAAATTAGCGGAGAAATCAAAGTTTCACCTTATGTACTATCTAGCTAGAATATAAACTAATAATATTTGTGTGATAATCTATTTTGTTCTGTTGtgtacacaaaaaaaaaagattttatAATTCCGGTAAACATTTATAATCACTCAAATTTGGGGTAAAATATGTATGGACTGAAACGCATTAAGTTATTTATAGAAATAAGAGATCGAAAAACGTGGAAATGGAAGAAAAGTTGTCCGCCCTCCACTGTAGTTGTTTctaattaaagaaaaagaaaccaaCGAACCATAAATGTTCTCATCTGtgtatatatacacacaaataaacaaagataaataaataaaagaaaaaaaatgggaaaTCAAAAGAACAAGGCAAGAGCGGTGGTGTTGGCGGCCTTGGTGGTGGCGTGCATGGCCGCGGACGAGACGCAACAAGGATTAATGGGCAATCTGTGCGATGCGTCGGGCATGGGCGAGAACTGCAAGAAGGGAGACATTACAGAGGCTAAGAAGGGTATAGAAAAGGGGTTTGACGCGGCGGTGGAGGAGCTGAAGATCGCCATCAAAAACACAACATTGTACAAGGAGTTGGAGAAGGACTACATGACCAAGGAGGCACTGGGCGTGTGCGAGCGCGTGCTTAATGACGCCATCGAGGAAATCCAGACGTCGTTGGAGAGAATCAGCCAGTATGAGGTCGGCCAAGTGGATCATGTCCTGGATGAGGTCAAGATATGGTTGAGTGCTGCCATTACATACAAAGACACCTGCTCTGATGCATTTGCAAAGACAGAAGGTAAAATTCCATACTATGCGTGTCTGTTTGGTTTGCTAGATaaaataatcatgagatttgGGGtggttatgactaattatcacatggtTATCCATCTATAATTGAGTTGTGAAATTCAATTACATGAACAACacacaatacatatttaatattctTGCAGGCCGAACAACCCCTGCATGTATAACTAACTGGTCCATTTTGCggttattgaaataaaaaatgtgcGGTGCAGGCGAGTCTGGGGCAAAGGTGAGGGAAATGCTGAAAATCAGCGGCGAGATGATGAGTAAGGGTTTGGCGATGGTGATCGATTTCCAAAAGACATACGAATCCGTGAAGAAAGATTTGGGAGATTTGGTGAAAAACATCAAGGCCCCGAGGCAGCTCCTCGGCGGTGAAAACATTCCTAGTTTCGTCAAAGGCCATGCGAGGAAGCTGGTTGAAAACCCTAAGATTGCGTTGACGCCGAACGTGGTGGTGGCGCAAGACGGCAGCGGCCAGTTCAAGACCATCACCGAGGCTGTTCAATCCGTACCTCTACACAATAAAATCCCATATGTCATTTTAGTAAAGGAAGGTTTATACAAGGAGTATGTTGAGATTCCCAAAAAGGTGGATGAAGTCATTTTGATTGGAGAGGGGCCGTTGAAAACCCGAATCACCGGTGACAAGTGTTTCAGCAATGGTGTTCAGACCTATGACTCCGCAACTCTAAGTAAGTATATATAGTAGAGCATTTTATACTACTCtgtaatttgtttttatttgattgTATTGTTTCATACCAATATAGTCGTGAACGGACGAGGCTTCATCGCCAAGGACATCGCGATCGAGAACACAGCGGGCCCTAGCGGCCACCAGGCAGTGGCGGTGCGAGCCTCGGGTGACTTGGGCATCTTCTTCAACGTGCACATGGACGGGTACCAGGACACCCTCTATTCCCACGTCCAGCGCCAGTTGTTCCGGGAGTGCCGGATCAGCGGCACTGTTGACTTCATCTTCGGAAACGCCATCTCCGTGTTCCAGAAGTGTGACCTCGTGGTGCGGAAGCCTAACCCCAACCAGGCCTGCATGGTCACCGCCCAGGGCCGCAACGAGAAGAACCTTACCGGGATTATTATCATCCAAGGCAGCAAATTCATTGCAGAGCAGGACTACCTCGATGCTCAGCCTCCCTTCAAGTCTTACCTCGGGCGCCCGTGGAAGGTCCTATCCCGAACGGTCATCATGCACAGCACCATTGAGGCCTTCATATCGCCTGATGGCTGGTCTCCCTGGGACGGGACCCTCGGCTTGGATACCCTCTTCTACGTCGAGTATAATAACACTGGGCCCGGCTCCGATCTCTCCAAACGGGTCACCTGGCCCGGTATAAAGCAGTTTGCCAATGACGAGGAAGCCAAGCCATGGACTCCCCTCGTACATTTTGTTGAAGATGGATGGATCCTTGACAGTGGAGTTCCTTTCGCTCCCGAGTTCTTCAAACTTAATTAGAATTCATTATCTGCTCTAATTAATCTTTTTGTTTGTTAGCTACGTTGAATGAAATCAACGTATTGGGTTGtgttttaatcttttttttttgtttatgcaCCTTCATacttattactactactattagttATTCATTTCCATGTTTAATAATCTTTTGTTTCGGGTTATACGCAATACAAATATTAGTTCTATATTATTGTTCTCcattttttagtaattgatcgtgtttgtgtatgtatgtgtaCAAATTTAAGGCATTTTGGATTGTGTGGTTGCATTTTCTAAACTACTACTCCCTCTATGTGCCATTACTTCTCTAATTTGATTTTGCGGTCCATTTATTGTTACTTGTCATACTTATTttttggagtactattttttgtaATAATCTCATATTACAATAACTTATTCATTCACCTTTTATTACTCTCTTTATTCTAAAGAAATAAGCTCAATTTCTTTTATTGTTCGTGCCTAATGAAATTTCTATATCCATTTACGAACATCTTTactctttttttactttattatttatagatGGTTCTCACCATCTACTACTTATttcaactattttattttttttaagttatcaattacacattaaaactcgtggcaTTCATAAATGACctatttctatttctctctGTTTGATATCACAATATTAACACCTTTAACTATACTATTTCTGTCTTATATATACTTCCAAGTAGCTATAGTGTTAAA
It contains:
- the LOC121771077 gene encoding pectinesterase-like; this translates as MAADETQQGLMGNLCDASGMGENCKKGDITEAKKGIEKGFDAAVEELKIAIKNTTLYKELEKDYMTKEALGVCERVLNDAIEEIQTSLERISQYEVGQVDHVLDEVKIWLSAAITYKDTCSDAFAKTEGESGAKVREMLKISGEMMSKGLAMVIDFQKTYESVKKDLGDLVKNIKAPRQLLGGENIPSFVKGHARKLVENPKIALTPNVVVAQDGSGQFKTITEAVQSVPLHNKIPYVILVKEGLYKEYVEIPKKVDEVILIGEGPLKTRITGDKCFSNGVQTYDSATLIVNGRGFIAKDIAIENTAGPSGHQAVAVRASGDLGIFFNVHMDGYQDTLYSHVQRQLFRECRISGTVDFIFGNAISVFQKCDLVVRKPNPNQACMVTAQGRNEKNLTGIIIIQGSKFIAEQDYLDAQPPFKSYLGRPWKVLSRTVIMHSTIEAFISPDGWSPWDGTLGLDTLFYVEYNNTGPGSDLSKRVTWPGIKQFANDEEAKPWTPLVHFVEDGWILDSGVPFAPEFFKLN